One part of the Phycisphaeraceae bacterium genome encodes these proteins:
- the purH gene encoding bifunctional phosphoribosylaminoimidazolecarboxamide formyltransferase/IMP cyclohydrolase: MATHTSTVSSSGSHVHTSASTNLVKVKRALLSVSDKAGLVDFARELISMGVELISTGGTAKTIADAGLKVTSVDDVTGFPEMMDGRVKTLHPKIHGGLLAVRDDASHAQAMKDHDIEAIDLVCINLYPFEQTIAKPNVAWDDAIEQIDIGGPSMVRSAAKNHRYVAIVTEPAQYETVLDSLKQHHGSTTHELRRKLALAAFERTASYDAAISRWMGSQVRGTETDAAHLPERITLTYTKSGTLRYGENPHQTASLYHDPQATGPSVVGATQLYGKELSYNNLNDASASLELALALHAHSPKRAGAVVVKHTNPCGCALHEQVSVAVDRAIACDPLAAYGGILAVNTELDDLTATRLCENDVFLEVVIAPSFDEDAVERLKARWKNIRLLETGTIDHTRSHVDFRFLPGGMLAQDSDRVVPDPASWEHKAGPIPDAEQLAAAAFLQTVGRALSSNAVCIGGWDENSVRLFGAGAGQMDRVASCRIAVEKAGELAQGAIAFSDAFFPFNDGPQVLIDAGVKMIVHPGGSKRDQDTFDLCAQQGVVCMTTGIRHFRH; the protein is encoded by the coding sequence ATGGCAACGCACACATCGACCGTATCGTCATCGGGTTCTCACGTGCATACCAGCGCATCAACCAACCTCGTCAAAGTGAAGCGAGCCCTGCTGTCAGTCAGCGACAAAGCAGGGCTTGTCGACTTTGCGCGAGAGCTCATATCAATGGGAGTCGAGTTGATTTCCACCGGTGGTACCGCAAAGACCATTGCAGATGCCGGCTTGAAGGTTACCTCCGTCGATGATGTCACCGGATTTCCGGAGATGATGGATGGGCGTGTCAAGACACTCCATCCGAAGATCCACGGCGGATTGCTCGCGGTGCGGGACGATGCGTCCCACGCGCAGGCGATGAAAGATCACGATATTGAGGCGATCGATCTCGTCTGCATCAACCTCTATCCGTTCGAGCAGACGATTGCAAAGCCGAACGTCGCGTGGGATGATGCGATTGAGCAAATCGACATCGGTGGCCCATCCATGGTGCGATCCGCTGCAAAGAACCATCGGTACGTCGCGATCGTGACCGAACCTGCGCAGTACGAAACAGTCCTCGACTCACTCAAGCAGCATCATGGATCCACAACACACGAGTTGCGGCGCAAGCTTGCGCTCGCAGCATTCGAACGCACTGCGAGCTACGACGCTGCAATCAGCAGGTGGATGGGATCGCAGGTCAGGGGCACAGAAACGGACGCAGCTCATCTGCCCGAACGCATCACACTCACATACACAAAGTCCGGCACATTGCGCTACGGCGAGAACCCGCATCAGACCGCGTCGCTCTATCACGATCCGCAGGCAACAGGCCCCAGCGTTGTGGGCGCAACGCAGCTCTACGGCAAGGAACTGAGCTACAACAACCTCAACGACGCGTCGGCATCACTTGAGCTCGCGCTCGCGCTCCATGCACACTCACCAAAGCGTGCAGGCGCAGTCGTTGTCAAGCACACAAACCCGTGCGGATGTGCATTGCACGAACAAGTCAGTGTCGCGGTCGATCGCGCGATCGCGTGCGATCCGCTCGCAGCCTACGGCGGGATCCTTGCTGTCAACACCGAACTCGATGACCTGACCGCAACCAGACTGTGCGAGAACGACGTATTTCTTGAGGTCGTCATCGCGCCATCATTCGATGAGGATGCTGTCGAGAGACTCAAGGCACGCTGGAAGAACATCCGCCTGCTTGAAACAGGCACGATTGATCACACTCGCTCACACGTCGACTTCAGGTTCCTGCCCGGCGGCATGCTCGCGCAGGATTCCGATCGTGTCGTGCCCGACCCTGCATCGTGGGAGCACAAAGCAGGGCCGATCCCCGATGCCGAGCAACTCGCCGCAGCCGCGTTTCTGCAGACCGTTGGGCGTGCGCTTTCCAGCAACGCTGTGTGCATCGGCGGCTGGGACGAGAACAGCGTGCGCCTGTTTGGTGCGGGTGCCGGACAGATGGACCGCGTTGCATCGTGCCGGATCGCAGTCGAAAAGGCAGGCGAACTTGCACAAGGCGCAATTGCGTTCTCTGACGCGTTCTTCCCATTCAACGATGGACCGCAGGTGCTCATCGACGCGGGCGTGAAGATGA
- a CDS encoding PQQ-binding-like beta-propeller repeat protein — MCHPARRSFSHYRHALLCTCLAGLSVSLLGCSGGTTRIEADAPPPIDTTSAFDELGVNADSATQMGYQLDWRGAPFLSAGERIKFVREYNDIVAVLDTAGNLSFLDAQTGAYKGNRPVGLTSSDFLGVFRVGPTIFVTTESEIFGVNVSSHDLVIRQKLAHIVSTGPAIAGGTLVFGTSSGAIRTHLLQSDAPYWSNGTDNPVLHDPLVVSSNTVTAVSESGEILTMDASSGATVGRAKIYAGPGADPITGDGLLFIASKDQSLYCFAPGQREPIWRVRTQHPLEFAPTYHEAALYCTVPGQGMTKYDALEGNVLWSRTEVEGTVVAQRRNTILVWNSGGITVMDAEYGDVIREVPLPGAREVLATSFADGPLIVIGKSGAIARLIPQF; from the coding sequence ATGTGTCATCCTGCCCGCCGCTCTTTCTCCCACTATCGACACGCGCTCCTCTGCACATGCCTTGCAGGTTTGAGTGTGAGCCTGCTCGGGTGCTCGGGTGGCACCACGCGGATCGAAGCTGATGCCCCACCGCCAATCGACACGACCAGCGCGTTTGATGAGTTGGGTGTAAATGCGGACTCAGCGACGCAGATGGGATACCAACTCGACTGGCGTGGCGCTCCGTTCCTCAGCGCAGGTGAGCGTATCAAGTTTGTTCGTGAGTATAACGACATTGTCGCTGTGCTCGACACAGCTGGAAACCTGTCTTTCCTTGATGCCCAGACAGGCGCGTACAAGGGGAACAGGCCCGTTGGACTGACCAGTTCGGACTTCCTTGGGGTGTTCCGCGTTGGACCAACCATCTTTGTGACAACCGAGAGCGAAATCTTCGGGGTGAATGTCAGTTCCCATGATCTTGTTATCCGCCAGAAACTTGCACACATTGTTTCGACAGGCCCAGCAATTGCTGGCGGGACACTTGTCTTTGGCACCTCCTCCGGTGCGATTCGCACTCATCTGCTGCAATCCGATGCTCCATACTGGTCGAACGGCACAGACAATCCAGTACTGCACGATCCGCTCGTTGTCAGCAGCAACACAGTAACTGCAGTCTCAGAGTCAGGTGAGATCCTGACTATGGACGCTTCCAGCGGTGCAACTGTTGGCCGTGCAAAGATCTATGCAGGTCCGGGCGCGGATCCGATCACAGGCGACGGACTGCTGTTCATTGCCAGCAAGGATCAGTCTCTGTACTGCTTTGCTCCAGGTCAGCGCGAGCCGATCTGGCGCGTGCGCACCCAGCATCCGCTTGAGTTTGCCCCGACGTACCACGAAGCAGCACTATACTGCACCGTCCCTGGACAGGGCATGACAAAGTACGACGCACTTGAAGGCAATGTCCTCTGGTCTCGCACTGAAGTTGAGGGCACTGTTGTGGCACAGCGCAGGAACACGATACTGGTCTGGAACTCCGGTGGTATCACAGTGATGGATGCGGAATACGGCGATGTGATTCGTGAGGTACCGCTACCCGGCGCACGCGAAGTTCTGGCAACGTCATTTGCTGATGGACCACTGATCGTCATTGGCAAGTCTGGCGCGATCGCACGGCTCATCCCACAGTTCTGA
- a CDS encoding riboflavin synthase produces the protein MFTGLVQTVGSVVSTEQHPAQSGAVRLIVQPNTADSCTIPVPSPGDSICVSGCCLTLVEANAVGWVFDVIAESISRTWFATLKPGMKVNLEQSCTPTTLLGGHIVQGHVDGLATVDAVSTSDGYRVRLSLDNELMQYVAPKGSVTIDGVSLTVASLSVAERWFEVALIPETLVRTTLADREPGDRIHFEADCMVKAAVHWIRHYARTFASDSAD, from the coding sequence ATGTTTACAGGTCTCGTCCAGACTGTCGGTTCGGTTGTTTCCACTGAGCAGCATCCTGCTCAGTCAGGGGCTGTACGTCTCATTGTCCAGCCGAATACCGCCGATTCCTGCACGATCCCCGTGCCGTCGCCCGGCGATTCCATCTGTGTCTCGGGCTGCTGCCTCACACTGGTCGAGGCAAACGCTGTCGGCTGGGTGTTCGATGTCATCGCTGAATCCATCAGCAGAACGTGGTTTGCCACATTGAAGCCCGGCATGAAGGTGAATCTGGAGCAGTCCTGCACCCCGACCACCCTCCTTGGCGGGCACATTGTGCAGGGCCATGTCGATGGGCTCGCGACGGTTGATGCTGTCTCGACAAGTGATGGCTATCGGGTTCGACTGTCGCTTGATAACGAGCTCATGCAGTATGTTGCGCCGAAGGGGTCGGTGACGATCGATGGCGTGTCGCTGACGGTCGCCTCGTTGTCGGTTGCAGAGCGATGGTTTGAGGTGGCACTCATTCCTGAGACGCTCGTGCGCACAACGCTCGCGGATCGTGAGCCGGGTGATCGGATCCACTTCGAGGCCGACTGCATGGTGAAGGCTGCCGTCCACTGGATCAGGCATTACGCGCGCACGTTTGCGTCAGACTCTGCCGATTGA
- a CDS encoding crossover junction endodeoxyribonuclease RuvC: MRVLGIDPGLRITGYGCVETRERQDQITLIEAGVFKLIHGSDKRPVIDRLLELDADLSSLLDRVNPDVVAVESLFAHYKHPTTAITMGHARGVILLAIRKAQIPLVELKPTEVKKSLLGFGHASKSQMQAGVQAALSLAELPTPADMADAIAIAMCAAHRQGCVV, encoded by the coding sequence ATGCGTGTGCTCGGCATTGATCCTGGTCTTCGAATCACCGGCTATGGGTGCGTCGAGACGCGAGAGCGCCAGGACCAGATCACACTGATTGAAGCTGGCGTGTTCAAACTGATACACGGCTCAGACAAACGACCTGTCATCGATCGGCTGCTCGAGCTCGATGCGGATCTGTCGTCGCTGCTCGATCGTGTGAATCCCGATGTTGTCGCGGTGGAATCACTCTTTGCGCATTACAAACATCCGACGACCGCGATCACGATGGGCCACGCTCGGGGTGTGATCCTGCTAGCGATCCGAAAAGCACAGATCCCGCTCGTAGAACTGAAGCCGACGGAGGTGAAGAAGTCACTCCTGGGGTTCGGTCACGCGTCAAAGTCACAGATGCAGGCTGGCGTGCAGGCTGCGCTGTCGCTAGCTGAACTGCCGACACCCGCTGATATGGCAGACGCGATCGCGATCGCCATGTGCGCTGCCCATCGGCAGGGGTGTGTAGTGTAG